A stretch of Glandiceps talaboti chromosome 18, keGlaTala1.1, whole genome shotgun sequence DNA encodes these proteins:
- the LOC144449021 gene encoding syntaxin-1A-like, which produces MRDRLAALRAAQDDEDDDDNHEEGAVVIDMGNGVSDGFMIEFFQEVEVIRGDINRIEEYVDELKKRHSDILSSPQPKQEDKKEVDKIMKDVKHIAGNVRGKLKDIEKTIEEDKLDSNTKSPAGLRMKKTQHQTLHHLFVEVMTQYSNAQVDYRDKCKGRIQRQLEITGQSTTDEEIENMIESGNPAVFTSSIITETQQAKQALGEIEDRYDELMKLEKSIKELYDMFLDMATLVEQQGEMVNNIERNVTDAVEYVAEAQEATKKAVKYQSKARRKKIMIIIIVTIVVAVLILLLVLLLS; this is translated from the exons ATGAGGGACCGTCTAGCTGCGCTTAGAGCT GCACAAGACGATGAAGACGATGATGACAATCACGAGGAAGGTGCCGTCGTTATTGATATGGGTAATGGTGTCTCAGATGGATTTATGATTGAATTTTTTCAAGAG GTTGAGGTGATCCGCGGTGATATTAATCGGATAGAAGAATATGTAGATGAATTGAAGAAAAGACACAGCGACATTTTGTCATCGCCACAACCCAAACAAG AGGATAAAAAAGAAGTGGACAAGATAATGAAAGATGTGAAACATATTGCGGGTAATGTGAGAGGTAAATTAAAAG ACATTGAGAAAACCATCGAGGAAGACAAATTGGACTCAAACACCAAGTCACCAGCAGGTTTGAGAATGAAAAAAACTCAG CATCAAACGCTTCATCATTTATTTGTAGAAGTGATGACTCAATACAGCAATGCACAGGTTGATTATCGTGATAAGTGTAAAGGTCGTATACAGAGACAGTTGGAAATTA CGGGTCAATCAACAACTGatgaagaaattgaaaatatgataGAGAGTGGTAACCCTGCAGTATTTACTTCAAGT ATTATTACAGAAACGCAGCAAGCTAAACAAGCCCTGGGAGAAATTGAAGATCGGTATGACGAATTGATGAAACTGGAGAAGAGCATCAAGGAACTATACGATATGTTCCTTGACATGGCAACTTTAGTTGAACAACAG GGTGAAATGGTGAATAATATCGAACGTAACGTCACGGATGCTGTTGAATATGTAGCAGAGGCACAGGAAGCTACAAAGAAAGCCGTTAAATATCAGAGCAAAGCTAGGCGG AAGAAAATAATGATTATCATCATTGTCACGATTGTTGTGGCGGTCCTGATTCTTCTACTTGTTCTGCTTTTGTCATAA